CGCCGGCGAGATGAAAAGCGGGTTCGAAAGGGTGCGCCGCGCCATCAAGGACTCGTAGTCGCTGCTGAGACTGCCCAGGTGCACCGGGCTAAGGCGGGCGGGATCCGCCTAGCAGTTCCAGCGCGCCCGTCGGCTAGTGGGCGTGACGATCTGCCGGCGCGACTGCGGTCCGCGGGGCATCGCCGTCGAAATGCTGGGTTGCAAGCTGCACGCGCGGGTAGCCATAGCCCGGCGACTGCAACTCGCTGACCTGCTCGAGCAGGATCCGGCGGACCTCCAGGATGCTCTGCGGGTGCCGGTGCAGCGTGAGGTGATCGGACGGCACCACTAGCTGCGAATCGAGCTGGGGCGAGCCGTCTAGGCGGGCGCTGTCCAGCGCCACGACGCCGTCGCCCTCGCTGCCAATCAGCGTCCGCCAGCCGGACTCGGGAGCGTCGCCCATGATGTTGTGGTAGCTGACCCATGGTCCTGGGGGCGCGTCGAGCAACGGCGGCAGCAGCGTGGAGTCGGGCGCCAGCGAATCGATGCTGGTCCGCAGACTGACCGGCGAGTGCAGACGGAAGTAGCCAGGGTTCTGCGCGAACAACTGCTGCCGACCCTGCATGGCCCGCATTGGGGCGGCAATCAGCTTGCGTCCTAACCAGGTGGTCAGGCCGTTGGCGAACTTGCTGCCCCGGTGGGGGGAACCGATCGTGACCACCCGCCGCACCGACGGGTTAGGCCGGAAGAAGTACGTCGACGCGAGCGTCCCTTTGGTCTCTTGATCGGCGATGAGCGACTCGAACGGCCGCTCGGTGTTGGCCTCCCAGAACAGCCGCTTGCTGTCGACGCTCTGCATCCGCGACACCAGGCCCCCCATGCTGTGCCCGACCAGCACCATTTGATCGAGCGCCGGCGCTCGTCGTTGCGGGTCCAGGTCGGCCCGCAGCCGATCGAGGTCCTGGCGGAGCTGCGCGGCGCTGGCCTGGAAGGGCTGACCGGACGGGTACAGGTAGAACCAGAACTGGTAGTGGTCGCGAACGTTGGGGTCGCTGCGGAGGTCGTTGAACATCTCCATCCACGTGACCGGGCTCGACCACAGGCCGTGCACCATCAGCACCGGCATCTTGTGGGGGTCGTAGGGCTCTAGCATGTAGAGCCCCTGCAGCTTCTTCACGCTGTCGGGACGCAGCAGCCCTAGCGTGGAGATCTCGTCCTTGCGGAGCGCCGGCTGGTTGAGGTAGTACGCCAGCGGCGTGCTGAGGTCAGACTCAAGTGGCACCACGCGGTCGCGGATGGAGATGGTCTGCCGGTCGAGCGGGTCGTGCAGCTCGAGCACAAACGCCGGCGCCGGTTCGGCCGGGTTGACCAGGTCGTGCTCGTTGTGGCTCACGTTGCGGACGCGGTCCTCGGGCGCCGACTCGGTGTTCACGCGGAGGAACGCGGTGAGCGGGAACGACAGCCGCTCGGGCATGTACGCCTCGGCCGGGTCCTCGGTGTCGTGCCGCCGCCGCAGCGCAATCAGCGGGACGCCCAGCCCGTAGGAGTGGAAGTGGTTGCGGAGGCCGTTGACTTGGTAGTCGCTGACAAACTCGAACCGGTCGAGGTCCTCGTCGTGCCAGCCGGAGCTGCGCAGCACGACATTGAACGAGCAGACGTGGTGGGCCGTTTTCAGCGTGCGTCGTTCGCCGGGGCGGAGCTGGCCCTCTTTGCTGACCAGCCTCAGCAGCCCCTCCAGCGACTGGTTGTACAGGTCGCACGCCCCGCGGAAGTGCGGATCGAACTCGCTGACGGCAGCCGCGTCGTCGAAGAGATAGGCGTACGCGTTGCGGAGCGAGGTGCCGTACAGCTCGGTCGCGCGGGCCGGATCACGCTGCTCGCTGGCGCCGAGGTAGGCGAGCTCCGCCATTGCGTAGCGGTGGGCTTGGCGAGTCATGGGCGTCGACAGCTTGTCGATGGCCGCAATCAACGCCGGGCGGTCACCGGAGAGCTCGCCGAGCAGGTCGAGCTGGCGGAGCAGCTGCTCCGTGCGTGCCGAGGGCCGAGCGCCCATCGGCGACAACGCGTCCATCCGCGTTGCGAGGGGGTTTTGCGGTGACTCACGCAGGGAGACCCACTGCGTTCCCCCAGCGCAGCCGACCAACATCGCGGCGCAAACCAACCACAGCAGATGGAGCGGTTGGGTTCTGATTGGGTGGGACACAGAAGGCTCGCGACCAGGCCTAGCTACGAAGCTGGGGCGACCGCTCCATGAGCGGCGTCGCGGGACTCTACTAGCAATCACGCCGGCGGGTCAATATTGAAGCCGGCGGCTAGAAATACCTGATGAGGTGACAGTGCGAAAACTCGCACGGGGTGCTAGCTCGCATTCGCCGCAGGGCCGATTGCCCCAACGTAGAATCGTGGGGCAATCGACCGTGCGCGGGCGGATTGCATGCGGTCGCTTTCCGCCCGCCGTGGTGCGGCGTCGAGCTAGGGTAGGTCGTTAACCGACCGCTTGGGCGCGGTTGTCGGCATACGCCGAGTGAAGCCGCGGCAGGGGCAGTCGGGCGTGCTCGACGGTGTAGGCGTCGTCCGGTTCTCCGGAGCCTTCCTCGACGAGATCGACCTCGAATTCGGTGGCCGCTTGCTTCAGCTCTCCCCGCAGGATGCGGACGTCGCGCGGCGCGTTGATGGCTACGGTGACACGGTTTCCGGCGATCCGGCGGATCTCAACCGTCACGTTGTCGCCGATCTGGATGGACTCGTTCGCTTTTCTACTGAGAACTAACATCAGCCATCGTCTCCTTGTTAATCCTTGCGTTCCGAGCGAGGCTCCTACCTCGCTGCCGTGCTTGCCGCGTGACGCGACCGAATCCCCTTCTGCAAGTCCGGCGCCAATCGATGCAATCCCGGTGGCCGTGGATGCTAGCTTGCGGAAATGGCGGGATTGCGTCCTTTATCCCGCTTAGCAAGAACGCCTGGTCGTCGTACGGAGTGGGTGCCCGTCTCAATAAGAGATCATGGATCCTGGATTGGGACGCAAAGAGGGCGATCTTGGCTACTGGAATGCGGTCGCGGCGGTAGTCGCGAATCGCCTGATCAGGTATCCCTAGAGGCCGTTCTTCATGCTTCGCTACAGCCCCGTTACGGAACCGCAGAACCGTGTCTAACCCCTGGGACGTCGACCTCAACGCCTGCCGCGGCCGGCAGCAACGCCTCCTTGCCGAGATGAATCGCCTGGGGGTTGGCCTCGTGGTGCTATCGCGGTCCAAGTCAGTCCAGTGGCTTACCGGGGGCTACGTGGGCCCATTGTTCCCGGTGCTAGCCGCGATCGACGCCCAGGGCCGCACGGTGCTGGTGCTGCCGAGCCGGAAGGTAAAAATCTCCGCCGCGGCGGATGAGGTGCATGGCTATGAGGAGAAGCTGCTATCAACCATGCGGGACGCTCCCGACCAGATTGTCGCGAGCGTGGCCACGTTGTTCGACCACCTGGCGCCGCCGACGGGCAGGGTCGCCTGTGAGTTTTCCGCTGCAAGCCACCACCTGACCCGGTCGTGGTCCGACGACTGGCTGGACTTTGACAGCGTGGTCTTTGCGCTCCGCCGCCAGAAGGACCCCGACGAGCTCCGCATGCTGGCCCGGGCGAATGAGGCGAACGAGGCGATGTACCGCGCCGCGCGCCAGATCGTGAAGCCTGGCGTGAACGAGCTGGAAGTCTACCGCGAGCTGCACTCGGTCGCGGTGGAAACGCTGGGCGAGCCGCTCACCTACTTCGGCCAGGACTTCCAGGCGTGCAGCCGCGGTGGGCCGCCGCGCGACCGCAAGTGCGAGGCGGGCGAGCTCTACATCCTGGACCTTGGCGTCGGGTTCCGAGGCTACTACTCGGATAACGCCCGCACGCTAGCAGTCGGGGGCGACCCCTCGCCGCAGCAGCAGAAGGCGTGGGATCTGATCGGCGAGGTGTTCGCGCTGGTGGAGTCGACCGTCGCGCCGGGCGCAAGCTGCAAGGCGTTGTTCGAGCAGGTGAACCACCTCCTCGCGGACGCGGCGCCGTGGCTCTTCAACCACCACCTAGGCCACGGCGTTGGCCTGGCGCCGCACGAGGGTCCCCACCTGAACCCCAACTGGGACGACACCTTCAAGCCGGGCGACTTCTTCACCGCCGAGCCTGGGCTGTATCACGAAGAGCTGCGGGCCGGGATGCGTCTGGAGCAGAACTACCTGGTCACCGAGACCGGCGTTCAGCTGCTGACCGACTGGCCGCTGGGGATGGTGTAGCGGAGCCGGCGGACCGGCGGTGGTTTGTCTTGACCTGTGGCGGCGTGCCCCTATACTCCGCCGCCGTCCTGCCACCGCCCCCCACCTTGGGTACGCCATGCCGCCCAACTTTGTCGACATCCACTGCCACATGCTGCCGGGCATCGATGACGGCGCCCGCGATAACGCGGACTCGCTCGCCATGGCGCTGCTGGCGGTGGACGAGGGGATCGAAACGGTTGTCGTGACCCCTCACCAACTCGGCGCATTCTCGCACAACCTCGGCGATGAGATCCGCGTGCGTGCGGTCGAGCTCCAAGAACTGCTGCGGGCCAACGGAACGCCGCTGAAGGTGCTCCCGGGCGCCGACGTGCGGATCGACGACGGCCTGATCGACAAGCTGCAGAGCGGTGAGGTGCTGAGTGTTGGCGACCACCGCCGGCACGTCCTGCTGGAACTGCCCCACGAACTCTACCAGCCACTCGAGCCCGTGCTCGAGGCGTTGGTGGCCCACGGGATCACAGGAATCCTTACGCACCCCGAGCGCAACCGCGGCATCCTCGCCCAGCCCGGGCTTGTGGAGCCGCTGGTCGAGTTCGGCTGCCTGATGCAGGTCACCGCCGGCAGCCTGACCGGCGCCTTCGGCGACGCCCCCCGGGCGATGGCTGAACGCATGTGCTCCCGGGGCCTGGTGCACTTCCTGGCGACCGACGCCCACGGGCCGCGGTCCCGCCGACCAAAGATGCTCGACGCATTCCGCCGCGCTGAGGAGCTGGCCGGCGAGGAGGCCGCCATCGCCTGGTGCTCTGGCAACCCATCGCTCGCCGCCGCGGGAAGGGAGGTGCCTGCCGGCGCAACGCAGGTCCGCCCGGCCAGGAAGTCCGCGTGGTCCTTCTGGCGGAAGGCGGCTTGATGGCGGTTGTCACTCGACGCGCGTGGCTGGCCGCGGCGGCGGGGTGCCTGGTGGCGTCCCGCGGCGCGGCGGCGGCCGCATCGTCGTGGGTCGACCAGTGTCAGTTCGGGCCGTTCCAGGTACGGGCGACCTTTCCGCTCGATTCTACCACCGCACTGCTTAACGAACTGCCCGCACTGGAGCTCGAGCTCCGCCGCGTGCTGGCCCTCAAGCCGTGCTCAGAGCCGATCGACATTGAGCTGCTCTCCGACAAGCGGCAGCACCGCGACTACCTCCGCCGCCGATTCCCCGGCACGCCCTACCGCCGCGCGTTGTTTGTCCGCCAGAGCGGCCGCTCGACGGTGTTCGCGTACCGCGATGAGGAACTGGCGGTGGACCTCCGGCACGAGTGCACGCACGCGCTGCTGCACGCCGACCTGGCGATGGTGCCGCTGTGGCTCGACGAGGGCCTCGCCGAGTACTTCGAGATGCCCAAGGACCAGAGGGCGTTCGGCAACCCTCACGAGAAGCTGCTGCACTGGGACCTGCGGTTTGGTCTGGTGGAGCGGCTCGACCGACTCGAAGAGAAACGCGACCTGTCCGAGATGACCTCGGGCGACTACCGCTCGGCGTGGGCCTGGACGCACTTCCTGCTGCACGGTCCGCCCGCGGCCGCCCAGCAGCTGTGGTCATTCCTCAATGCGATCCGCCGCGGCGAGCCGCCGGGACGCATGTCTGAGCGGCTCGAGTCGGCCCTGCCTGGCGTCGACGGCAAACTCGCGCGGCATTTCCAGCAGTGGGCCCGGCTCACCAAGCGGTAGACCGCGGGCGTACGCGGCGAGAACTTGAGCAAATCCCTCAAGCCGCCGGCCGCTGCGGGCCGACACAAGCTGCTAGGTGCAGATCTCGACACGCCGGGGCGCCGCATCCCGGCTTCTTCGCACCAAGAGTTAAGGGCTCAAAATCTCAGGAAGGTAGCGATGAAGATCAAGACGATCCAGCAGCTGGCCGCGATGGTGGCCGCCGTCGGGATGATGCTCCCGCAGTCAGCCATGGCCGCCCAGCCGAAGGCCGCGTCGCAGGGCGATGTCGCCCTCCGCACCGGCGGGGTGTTCGTCGGCCAGTACGTCGACGCCCAGGGCGCCGCCGTCGCTGGCGTTGACGTCGCGATGCACGCGGGCGGCAAGACGGTCGCCGTCACGAAGACCGACAAGCAGGGCCGCTTCGCAGTCAAGGGCCTCAAGACCGGCCAGTACGACGTCGTGGCGATGAATCAGAAGCAGTCCTTCCGCTGCTGGGACGGCAAGGCCGCTCCCCCGCACGCCCGCAACGGCGCGCTGATCGTCACCGGCTCT
This genomic interval from Posidoniimonas corsicana contains the following:
- a CDS encoding tyrosine-protein phosphatase; translation: MPPNFVDIHCHMLPGIDDGARDNADSLAMALLAVDEGIETVVVTPHQLGAFSHNLGDEIRVRAVELQELLRANGTPLKVLPGADVRIDDGLIDKLQSGEVLSVGDHRRHVLLELPHELYQPLEPVLEALVAHGITGILTHPERNRGILAQPGLVEPLVEFGCLMQVTAGSLTGAFGDAPRAMAERMCSRGLVHFLATDAHGPRSRRPKMLDAFRRAEELAGEEAAIAWCSGNPSLAAAGREVPAGATQVRPARKSAWSFWRKAA
- a CDS encoding carboxypeptidase-like regulatory domain-containing protein — protein: MKIKTIQQLAAMVAAVGMMLPQSAMAAQPKAASQGDVALRTGGVFVGQYVDAQGAAVAGVDVAMHAGGKTVAVTKTDKQGRFAVKGLKTGQYDVVAMNQKQSFRCWDGKAAPPHARNGALIVTGSDVVTGQGGLLGFVQNYPLMSAAAVTAAIAIPVGIAAADDDPPASP
- a CDS encoding esterase/lipase family protein — protein: MDALSPMGARPSARTEQLLRQLDLLGELSGDRPALIAAIDKLSTPMTRQAHRYAMAELAYLGASEQRDPARATELYGTSLRNAYAYLFDDAAAVSEFDPHFRGACDLYNQSLEGLLRLVSKEGQLRPGERRTLKTAHHVCSFNVVLRSSGWHDEDLDRFEFVSDYQVNGLRNHFHSYGLGVPLIALRRRHDTEDPAEAYMPERLSFPLTAFLRVNTESAPEDRVRNVSHNEHDLVNPAEPAPAFVLELHDPLDRQTISIRDRVVPLESDLSTPLAYYLNQPALRKDEISTLGLLRPDSVKKLQGLYMLEPYDPHKMPVLMVHGLWSSPVTWMEMFNDLRSDPNVRDHYQFWFYLYPSGQPFQASAAQLRQDLDRLRADLDPQRRAPALDQMVLVGHSMGGLVSRMQSVDSKRLFWEANTERPFESLIADQETKGTLASTYFFRPNPSVRRVVTIGSPHRGSKFANGLTTWLGRKLIAAPMRAMQGRQQLFAQNPGYFRLHSPVSLRTSIDSLAPDSTLLPPLLDAPPGPWVSYHNIMGDAPESGWRTLIGSEGDGVVALDSARLDGSPQLDSQLVVPSDHLTLHRHPQSILEVRRILLEQVSELQSPGYGYPRVQLATQHFDGDAPRTAVAPADRHAH
- a CDS encoding carbon storage regulator, translated to MLVLSRKANESIQIGDNVTVEIRRIAGNRVTVAINAPRDVRILRGELKQAATEFEVDLVEEGSGEPDDAYTVEHARLPLPRLHSAYADNRAQAVG
- a CDS encoding M24 family metallopeptidase, with the protein product MSNPWDVDLNACRGRQQRLLAEMNRLGVGLVVLSRSKSVQWLTGGYVGPLFPVLAAIDAQGRTVLVLPSRKVKISAAADEVHGYEEKLLSTMRDAPDQIVASVATLFDHLAPPTGRVACEFSAASHHLTRSWSDDWLDFDSVVFALRRQKDPDELRMLARANEANEAMYRAARQIVKPGVNELEVYRELHSVAVETLGEPLTYFGQDFQACSRGGPPRDRKCEAGELYILDLGVGFRGYYSDNARTLAVGGDPSPQQQKAWDLIGEVFALVESTVAPGASCKALFEQVNHLLADAAPWLFNHHLGHGVGLAPHEGPHLNPNWDDTFKPGDFFTAEPGLYHEELRAGMRLEQNYLVTETGVQLLTDWPLGMV